In Dysgonomonadaceae bacterium zrk40, one genomic interval encodes:
- a CDS encoding FtsX-like permease family protein produces the protein MINGLFRDKSRSRLPIIVVAIGVMLTVFMNAYITGFMGDTIEMNARFTHGHLKVMTRAYAENERQVPNDLAMTEVTALKEELAGRFPELDWAAPIQFGGLVDVPDEKGETRSQGPAAGMGVDLLSPESREAERLNITGSIVRGRMVQNPGEALLAEQFSQKLGVDPGDEVTLIGSTMYGSMSIYNFIVAGTVSFGAEALDRGSIIVDIEDARHALDMKDAAGELVGLFDTGYYDDERALEVAQAFKSAYEGDDDDYAPVMKTLAQQRSMGQLIKMLDVWSFYIIAVFIIAMALVLWNAGLLGGLRRYGEFGVRLAMGEEKSHLYRTLIYESVFIGIAGAIIGTAIGLFFAALIQKYGINISGMMEGSAMMYPSAIRTRITPVDYYIGFIPGLLSTVVGAMLAGIGIYKRKTSQLFKELEA, from the coding sequence CTGATCAACGGACTGTTCCGCGACAAGAGCCGCAGCCGGCTGCCCATCATCGTGGTGGCTATAGGGGTGATGCTCACCGTCTTCATGAATGCCTACATCACCGGCTTTATGGGTGATACCATCGAGATGAACGCTCGCTTTACGCACGGCCACCTGAAGGTGATGACAAGGGCTTACGCGGAGAACGAGAGGCAGGTGCCGAATGATCTGGCGATGACGGAGGTGACTGCACTGAAGGAGGAGCTTGCCGGCCGCTTCCCGGAGCTGGACTGGGCCGCACCTATACAGTTCGGGGGGCTGGTGGATGTGCCGGATGAGAAGGGTGAGACACGGTCGCAGGGTCCTGCTGCCGGCATGGGTGTCGACCTCCTATCGCCGGAGAGCAGGGAGGCGGAAAGACTCAATATCACCGGATCGATTGTGCGGGGAAGGATGGTGCAGAACCCGGGGGAGGCCCTGCTGGCCGAGCAGTTCTCACAGAAGCTGGGGGTGGACCCCGGCGATGAGGTGACCCTGATAGGGTCCACAATGTACGGAAGCATGTCTATATACAACTTCATCGTGGCCGGAACGGTCTCCTTCGGTGCAGAGGCGCTGGACCGTGGCAGCATCATCGTGGACATTGAGGATGCACGTCATGCACTCGACATGAAGGATGCTGCGGGTGAGCTGGTGGGCCTGTTTGACACAGGATACTACGATGATGAACGTGCACTGGAGGTCGCACAGGCGTTCAAAAGCGCTTATGAGGGGGATGACGATGACTACGCACCCGTGATGAAAACCCTGGCACAGCAAAGGAGCATGGGTCAGCTGATAAAGATGCTGGATGTCTGGAGCTTCTATATCATTGCCGTGTTTATCATTGCGATGGCTCTGGTGCTCTGGAACGCCGGCCTGCTGGGAGGACTGCGGCGCTATGGTGAGTTTGGTGTGCGCCTCGCCATGGGTGAAGAGAAAAGCCATCTCTATCGTACCCTGATCTATGAGTCTGTTTTTATCGGGATCGCGGGAGCCATCATCGGTACGGCGATAGGGCTCTTTTTCGCCGCGCTGATACAGAAATATGGCATCAACATCTCGGGAATGATGGAGGGCTCTGCCATGATGTATCCCTCGGCAATAAGGACACGCATCACGCCGGTGGACTACTACATTGGTTTTATCCCGGGTCTCTTATCTACCGTGGTGGGGGCGATGCTCGCCGGCATAGGGATCTACAAAAGGAAGACATCACAACTGTTCAAGGAGCTGGAAGCATAG
- a CDS encoding ABC transporter permease: MKTALKLAYRNLVGAGLRTWLNVIVLSFSFVVIIWLKGIMVGWDYQAKSDMTNWEIGGGQYWHEQYDPYDPFTLAESHAPIPQQFSDEIARGDMVPLLMVQGTLYPQGRMQSVVIKGIDPDQDLLLLPTQRLDTVTDAVPAIIGAAMARSLQLAEGDYLTMRWRDAGGTFDATDVVITAIFSSNVPSIEAAQLYIPLETLREMTMMEGQATLLTFRDAEAERAAVQGWVHKPKEVLTAPVDRIIKTKTVGQSVFYTILLLLAMLAIFDTQVLSIFRRQKEIGTYIALGYTRREVVGLFTVEGAMHSILAALVGALYGIPFLAWQARVGWTIPMDAGDFGMAMAQTLYPIYSAGLVITTVLIVVLITTIVSYWPSRKIAKMNPTEALRGRIQ; the protein is encoded by the coding sequence ATGAAAACAGCACTTAAACTTGCATACCGCAACCTCGTGGGTGCCGGGCTGCGCACATGGCTCAACGTGATCGTCTTGTCATTCTCCTTTGTCGTGATCATATGGCTGAAAGGGATAATGGTGGGGTGGGACTACCAGGCGAAGAGCGACATGACCAACTGGGAGATAGGGGGCGGACAGTACTGGCATGAGCAGTATGATCCCTACGATCCCTTCACGCTGGCAGAGAGCCATGCCCCCATCCCGCAGCAGTTCAGCGATGAGATAGCACGGGGTGATATGGTGCCGCTGCTGATGGTGCAGGGTACTCTCTACCCGCAGGGACGGATGCAGTCGGTAGTGATTAAGGGGATTGACCCTGACCAGGATCTCCTTCTGCTGCCGACACAGCGACTGGATACGGTGACCGATGCTGTCCCCGCGATCATCGGTGCAGCCATGGCCCGGAGCCTGCAGTTGGCGGAGGGTGATTACCTCACCATGCGCTGGCGCGATGCCGGAGGCACTTTCGACGCTACTGATGTTGTGATCACCGCCATCTTCTCCAGCAATGTGCCGTCGATAGAGGCTGCACAGCTCTATATCCCGCTGGAGACCCTCCGTGAGATGACCATGATGGAGGGACAGGCGACCCTCCTCACCTTCCGTGATGCCGAAGCGGAGAGAGCTGCAGTGCAGGGGTGGGTGCACAAGCCGAAAGAGGTGCTGACCGCCCCGGTGGACAGGATCATCAAGACCAAGACAGTGGGACAATCGGTGTTCTATACCATCCTGCTGCTGCTGGCCATGCTGGCTATCTTCGACACACAGGTGCTCTCCATCTTCAGGAGACAAAAAGAGATAGGGACCTATATCGCGCTGGGGTATACACGGCGGGAGGTGGTGGGTCTCTTCACCGTGGAGGGCGCCATGCACTCCATCCTCGCGGCACTGGTGGGGGCGCTCTACGGCATCCCCTTCCTGGCGTGGCAGGCCAGGGTGGGATGGACCATCCCCATGGATGCCGGTGATTTCGGCATGGCCATGGCACAGACACTCTACCCCATCTACAGCGCCGGTCTGGTGATCACCACGGTGCTGATCGTGGTGCTGATCACCACGATCGTGAGCTACTGGCCATCGAGAAAAATAGCAAAAATGAACCCAACAGAAGCATTAAGAGGGAGAATACAATGA
- a CDS encoding ABC transporter ATP-binding protein — protein sequence MDNNAIIQISELTKSFPMGKSAFTALRDINLSLGKGEFTGLIGPSGSGKTTLLNIVGSLDTPTSGEAWVLNQSVGRLTAREAAQLRKESLGFIFQSYNLLAVHTVFENVEFPLLLLKIGAAERKKMVMDALEWVGLTDKVRSKPPQLSGGECQRVAIARAMVKRPSLVLADEPTANLDAANSHHILKTMVKLNEELKTTFLFATHDEKMIGYLRRKIFLLDGKVAKDEWVMADQTAK from the coding sequence ATGGATAACAATGCAATCATTCAGATCAGTGAGCTGACAAAGAGTTTCCCCATGGGCAAGAGCGCGTTCACCGCCCTGCGCGATATCAACCTGTCGCTGGGCAAGGGTGAGTTCACCGGCCTGATAGGTCCCAGCGGCTCAGGAAAGACAACACTGCTCAATATCGTCGGCTCACTTGATACCCCCACATCGGGAGAGGCATGGGTGCTGAACCAATCGGTGGGAAGGCTGACAGCCCGGGAGGCGGCACAGCTACGCAAGGAGAGCCTGGGCTTTATCTTTCAGAGCTATAACCTGCTGGCGGTGCACACCGTCTTTGAGAATGTGGAGTTCCCGCTGCTGCTGTTGAAGATTGGCGCGGCAGAGCGAAAAAAGATGGTGATGGATGCCCTGGAGTGGGTGGGACTGACCGACAAGGTGCGGTCGAAGCCACCCCAGCTGTCGGGAGGAGAGTGCCAGCGCGTGGCCATAGCACGGGCCATGGTGAAGCGACCCTCACTGGTGCTGGCCGATGAGCCTACCGCCAACCTTGATGCAGCCAACTCGCACCACATACTGAAGACCATGGTGAAGCTGAATGAAGAGCTGAAGACGACCTTTCTCTTCGCCACCCACGACGAGAAGATGATAGGCTATCTCAGGAGAAAAATATTTCTCCTCGACGGGAAGGTAGCAAAGGATGAATGGGTGATGGCAGACCAAACAGCAAAATGA
- a CDS encoding TetR/AcrR family transcriptional regulator, with the protein MKSKKYRDTLTAARELFWKHGFRRVTIQEICEKAGVSKMTFYKYFPNKIELAKTVFAYEVEKGMKRFSQLLEENISGEEMLKEMIRLKAEGTNDISHEFMEDFYLDNEPELKIFVEEKSKEAWTRLINGWRKAQEKGVFRKDFKPEFLFSVAMKIQELLKDEELAAMYDSTQEFIFEFTRFIAYGISKR; encoded by the coding sequence ATGAAAAGCAAAAAGTATCGGGACACCCTCACCGCCGCCCGTGAATTGTTCTGGAAACATGGCTTCAGAAGGGTCACCATACAGGAGATATGTGAGAAGGCAGGAGTGAGCAAGATGACCTTCTACAAATATTTCCCTAACAAGATAGAACTTGCGAAGACCGTCTTTGCCTATGAGGTGGAGAAGGGTATGAAAAGATTCTCTCAGCTGTTGGAGGAGAATATCAGCGGCGAGGAGATGCTGAAAGAGATGATCCGGCTCAAGGCGGAGGGTACGAATGATATCAGTCACGAGTTTATGGAGGACTTCTACCTGGACAACGAGCCGGAGCTGAAGATCTTCGTGGAGGAGAAATCGAAGGAGGCCTGGACCAGGCTGATAAACGGATGGAGGAAGGCACAGGAGAAAGGCGTCTTCAGAAAAGACTTCAAGCCTGAGTTCCTCTTCAGCGTGGCGATGAAAATACAGGAGCTGCTCAAGGATGAGGAGCTGGCTGCGATGTATGACTCCACCCAGGAGTTCATCTTTGAGTTTACCCGTTTCATCGCTTACGGAATATCTAAAAGATAA
- a CDS encoding arylsulfatase, with protein MTRKIFSAMLGIGAITSLHAQQKPNVVFILADDLGYGDISSYGQEKFSTPNIDKLALNGTRYTRSYSGATVSAPSRASLLTGLHTGHAPIRGNREIQPEGQAPLPADSYTIFSLFKEAGYHTGVFGKWGLGYPGSEGDPMNQGVEQFFGFICQRMAHNYYPTHLWSNNKKVEFPENLNGGLGTYSQDLIQEKTLEFIESHKEGPFFLYVPFMLPHAELIVPEDSVFLNFKGAFPETPYKGKEPGDTSVGGYRSQAFPRATHAAMVKRIDLYVAEIVQKLKDEGVYDNTLIIFTSDNGPHKEGGGDPDFFNSNGIYRGYKRDLYEGGIRVPTIISWEGKIASGTENNFAFAFWDYLPTFAEILNVAVPVETDGVSILSTLLGDEGQKERDYFYFEFEELGGRQAVIKGDWKLVHLDIRSGGVYELYNIASDPSENHNIIDRFPEKTKELKMIMKNARTDHPDWPLR; from the coding sequence ATGACCAGGAAAATATTTAGTGCAATGCTGGGAATAGGTGCGATCACCTCTTTGCATGCACAGCAGAAACCAAATGTTGTTTTCATCCTTGCAGATGATTTGGGCTATGGGGATATTAGCAGCTATGGGCAAGAAAAATTTTCAACCCCAAACATAGACAAGCTTGCTTTAAATGGAACACGATACACAAGAAGCTATTCAGGTGCAACTGTTAGTGCCCCTTCACGTGCAAGTCTGTTGACCGGACTGCATACCGGACACGCACCCATAAGGGGAAACAGGGAAATTCAGCCTGAAGGACAAGCACCACTGCCTGCAGATAGCTATACGATATTCAGTTTGTTTAAAGAGGCCGGTTATCACACCGGTGTGTTTGGGAAATGGGGACTCGGATATCCCGGTTCAGAAGGAGACCCGATGAATCAGGGAGTAGAACAGTTTTTTGGATTTATCTGCCAGCGGATGGCGCATAACTATTATCCAACCCATTTGTGGAGCAACAACAAAAAGGTGGAGTTCCCTGAAAACCTGAACGGTGGTTTGGGTACCTACTCACAAGATCTTATACAGGAAAAGACATTGGAGTTCATCGAAAGTCATAAAGAGGGCCCGTTCTTTTTGTACGTTCCATTCATGCTCCCTCACGCCGAGTTGATTGTTCCTGAAGATAGTGTTTTTCTGAACTTTAAAGGAGCATTCCCCGAAACTCCCTACAAGGGAAAAGAACCGGGAGATACCTCTGTCGGGGGGTACAGGTCACAAGCGTTTCCCAGGGCTACGCATGCTGCGATGGTAAAAAGAATTGATTTGTATGTGGCAGAAATAGTGCAGAAATTAAAAGATGAAGGTGTCTATGACAACACCCTCATCATTTTCACCAGTGACAACGGACCGCATAAAGAGGGCGGAGGTGATCCTGACTTTTTCAACAGCAATGGAATTTACAGAGGTTATAAAAGAGATTTGTATGAAGGAGGAATTCGGGTTCCTACAATCATTTCATGGGAAGGTAAAATAGCTTCAGGGACAGAAAACAACTTCGCATTTGCCTTTTGGGATTATCTTCCGACGTTTGCTGAGATATTAAATGTTGCTGTTCCCGTCGAAACAGACGGAGTCAGCATTTTGTCTACACTGCTGGGTGATGAAGGTCAAAAAGAGAGGGATTACTTTTATTTTGAGTTTGAGGAGCTGGGTGGCAGGCAAGCTGTGATTAAGGGCGACTGGAAATTAGTTCACCTGGACATCAGAAGCGGTGGTGTGTATGAGCTTTACAACATTGCTTCAGACCCATCTGAGAATCATAACATCATAGACAGGTTCCCGGAAAAGACCAAAGAGCTGAAAATGATAATGAAGAATGCAAGAACAGACCACCCCGACTGGCCTTTGCGTTAA
- a CDS encoding VOC family protein: MNQYAIPPQVRIGHIHLKVSDLERALSFYHDLLGFEVTMMYGKQAAFLSAGGYHHHIGLNTWHSEGMPEAPLEGVGLYHTAIAYPTRRDLALILKRLLEAGYPVTGASDHGVSEAIYMNDPDGNGVELYWDKPKDEWPVEADGSLNMFTKALNVRDLLSEAENQQ, from the coding sequence ATGAATCAATATGCAATACCTCCCCAGGTGCGCATAGGTCACATTCACCTGAAGGTGTCCGACCTGGAGCGCGCCCTCTCTTTCTACCACGACCTGCTCGGCTTCGAGGTCACCATGATGTACGGCAAGCAGGCCGCCTTCCTCTCTGCCGGCGGCTACCACCACCACATCGGCCTGAACACCTGGCACAGCGAGGGAATGCCCGAGGCACCGCTTGAGGGGGTGGGTCTCTACCACACCGCCATCGCCTACCCCACCCGGCGCGACCTGGCACTGATCCTGAAACGGCTGCTGGAAGCCGGCTACCCGGTCACCGGAGCCAGCGACCATGGGGTGTCGGAAGCGATTTACATGAACGACCCCGACGGCAACGGCGTGGAGCTCTACTGGGACAAGCCGAAGGATGAGTGGCCGGTGGAGGCCGACGGCTCGCTCAACATGTTCACCAAAGCCCTCAACGTGCGGGATCTCCTCAGCGAGGCGGAGAACCAACAGTAG
- a CDS encoding DUF4878 domain-containing protein, with the protein MKKNFLLILALGLLFSCSSSGPKNAANSFLDNLSKGKVDEAKKYATETTGQMLDMASAFGGIEVNPDYEFTFLRDSVVDNSAWVYFEDQDGKEDVIELVKVDGKWLVHMESEK; encoded by the coding sequence ATGAAAAAGAATTTTCTATTGATCCTGGCACTGGGTTTATTGTTCTCGTGTTCCTCATCCGGCCCGAAGAATGCCGCCAATTCATTCCTGGACAATCTCTCAAAGGGAAAAGTGGACGAAGCGAAGAAGTATGCCACCGAGACTACCGGCCAGATGCTTGACATGGCAAGCGCTTTCGGTGGGATAGAGGTGAATCCCGATTATGAATTTACCTTCCTCAGGGATTCGGTGGTCGATAACAGTGCCTGGGTCTATTTCGAAGATCAGGATGGCAAGGAAGATGTAATTGAACTGGTGAAGGTCGATGGGAAGTGGCTGGTTCATATGGAGAGTGAGAAATAG